A DNA window from Daucus carota subsp. sativus chromosome 3, DH1 v3.0, whole genome shotgun sequence contains the following coding sequences:
- the LOC108212267 gene encoding uncharacterized protein LOC108212267 has translation MVIWLHPDDKPKTIQQVDQIISAEIPYKQQDPHGYDAVQKFMIHGPCGKLNMLSPCMDLERNACTRHYQKRYSQETSFDENGYPVYRRRKTNHTVRRNNVELDNRWVFQYNRDLLVKFLCHINVEVCNHSRSIKYLFKYCMKGHDRATMLLVKAKENKTIDIAQSNTVPIKTTPVDEIKQFLDGRYVCAAEAVWRIYGFSVHHRTPSVERLPVHLEDMQTVTFKDNDSLSNVARCATFRHSKLQAWFEANKTYPWARNLTYQEFPLSFVWDAQGCQWTPRKQGYVVGRLHSTYVTFGDSFYLRMILTRFKGATSFTELRTVNG, from the exons ATGGTAATTTGGCTCCATCCGGATGATAAACCAAAGACAATTCAACAAGTAGATCAAATAATTTCAGCTGAGATTCCATACAAACAACAAGATCCTCATGGATACGATGCTGTGCAAAAATTTATGATACATGGACCGTGTGGTAAACTAAATATGTTATCTCCCTGCATGGATTTGGAACGCAATGCTTGCACACGCCATTACCAAAAAAG gtACTCTCAAGAAACATCATTTGATGAAAATGGATATCCAGTGTATAGACGGCGCAAAACAAACCACACAGTCAGAAGGAATAATGTAGAGCTCGACAATCGGTGGGTCTTCCAATATAACAGAGACCTATTGGTAAAGTTTCTGTGTCATATAAATGTCGAAGTATGCAATCACTCAAGGAGTATCAAATACCTATTTAAATACTGCATGAAAGGTCATGATAGAGCTACTATGTTATTGGTCAAagcaaaagaaaacaaaactatAGATATTGCTCAGTCCAATACCGTCCCCATAAAAACAACACCAGTTGATGAGATTAAGCAATTTTTGGATGGTCGTTATGTATGTGCTGCAGAAGCAGTTTGGCGAATTTATGGATTCAGTGTACACCATAGGACTCCATCTGTTGAAAGACTTCCCGTCCACTTAGAGGATATGCAAACTGTTACTTTCAAGGATAATGACTCTTTGTCAAATGTTGCACGTTGTGCTACATTCCGCCATAGTAAATTACAAGCATGGTTTGAAGCAAACAAAACATATCCATGGGCCAGAAACCTAACCTATCAAGAGTTCCCCCTCTCATTTGTATGGGATGCTCAAGGTTGCCAATGGACCCCAAGAAAACAAGGTTATGTTGTTGGCAGGTTGCATTCAACATATGTCACTTTCGGAGATTCTTTCTACTTGAGAATGATTCTTACTAGATTCAAAGGGGCAACTTCTTTTACAGAACTTCGAACTGTCAACGGCTAG
- the LOC135151380 gene encoding uncharacterized protein LOC135151380 produces MYDTSKDACNALGLLENDMEWHEAIKENSHHATASQLRLLFVHILVNSEVSQPSKLWYDHINDFTDDIIWMRRHVLKDSELLLPEDEIQWWALADLERNFNCIGKSLRNYPDMPFPPDQYLCGISNTLIAEERNYDIPAMTVEHKNLHSNLNADQMAIYNAWGCGKTFLWRTIIARLRTEREIALPVASSGIAAVLLPGGRTAHSRFRIPLDVDDQSSCGIKMGTDISELLQNTDLIIWDEAPMVKKYAFEAVDRSLRDIMGCVSSENRLKPFGGITVAFGGGFGQILPVVEKGDRQDIVSACINRSYLWDSITVFTLKQNMRLHTGNSDDLNNVIDSFNKWILDVGDGENSFVSEDDPNRDPEILIPDQFIIPHTGNPLSNIVQVVYPDIELNYKEHQYLKDRAILSPTNKIVDEIKSHVLERIPGEEHVYLSVNTIDEGPVNEDAQHSAFPEEFLNSIDMPGFPKHELRLKIGVVVMLTRNVNHVLGLCNSTRMIVKRLLRWTVECEIITGSHAGTTHIIPRFSTTRCETNSKWPVNFKRKQYPFQICFAMTINKSQGQWMEKVGLYLPSPAFGHGQVYVAVSRVTSPTGLHILLEDGNGKQEKTTKNIVYEEVFYNLPKI; encoded by the exons ATGTATGACACATCTAAAGATGCTTGCAATGCTTTAGGACTCCTTGAAAATGATATGGAGTGGCATGAAGCAATCAAGGAGAATTCTCATCATGCTACAGCGTCACAACTGCGTCTattatttgtacatatattggTCAACTCTGAGGTTAGTCAACCATCAAAGTTATGGTACGATCATATCAATGACTTTACCGATGACATAATTTGGATGCGTCGACATGTGCTAAAAGATAGTGAGCTATTACTACCAGAAGATGAAATACAATGGTGGGCGTTGGCAG ACCTTGAAAGGAACTTCAATTGTATAGGAAAATCTTTACGAAACTATCCAGATATGCCATTTCCACCTGATCAGTATTTGTGTGGCATTTCAAACACTCTCATTGCAGAAGAAAGAAACTATGATATACCTGCCATGACAGTGGAGCACAAAAACTTGCATTCAAATCTTAATGCAGATCAGATGGCTATTTACAATGCT TGGGGGTGTGGTAAAACCTTCCTGTGGCGGACAATCATTGCAAGACTAAGGACAGAAAGAGAGATTGCGTTGCCTGTCGCATCGTCCGGCATTGCAGCGGTACTATTGCCAGGTGGACGCACGGCCCATTCAAGATTTAGGATACCACTAGACGTAGATGATCAGTCAAGTTGTGGAATAAAAATGGGTACAGATATATCTGAGCTGTTGCAAAATACGGATCTCATAATTTGGGACGAGGCCCCGATGGTTAAAAAATATGCATTTGAAGCCGTCGATCGCTCTTTAAGAGATATAATGGGTTGTGTCTCATCGGAAAACAGATTGAAGCCTTTCGGTGGAATTACTGTAGCATTTGGCGGAGGCTTTGGACAAATATTACCTGTTGTTGAGAAAGGAGATAGACAAGATATTGTTTCTGCTTGCATTAACAGGTCATATCTCTGGGATTCAATCACGGTCTTCACACTAAAGCAGAATATGAGGTTGCATACAGGTAACTCTGATGATCTTAATAACGTTATTGATTCATTCAATAAATGGATATTAGATGTTGGTGATGGTGAAAATTCCTTTGTTAGTGAAGATGACCCGAATAGAGATCCTGAAATTCTAATTCCTGACCAGTTTATCATACCACACACCGGAAATCCTTTATCAAATATTGTTCAGGTTGTATATCCTGACatagaattaaattataaagaacatCAATATCTCAAGGACAGAGCAATTCTTTCTCCAACCAACAAAATAGTAGATGAAATTAAGAGTCATGTCTTGGAGCGTATACCTGGAGAGGAACATGTCTATTTAAGTGTTAATACTATTGATGAAGGGCCAGTGAATGAGGATGCACAACATTCAGCTTTTCCTGAAGAATTTCTAAATTCAATCGACATGCCAGGATTCCCAAAGCATGAACTCAGATTGAAAATCGGTGTTGTTGTCATGTTAACGAGAAATGTTAATCATGTTCTTGGATTGTGCAACAGCACACGAATGATTGTTAAAAGACTACTCAGGTGGACAGTTGAATGCGAGATAATAACAGGAAGCCATGCGGGAACTACCCATATTATCCCAAGATTTTCCACCACACGATGCGAGACCAACTCAAAATGGCCAGTAAATTTTAAGAGAAAACAATATCCATTTCAAATTTGTTTTGCAATGACAATCAATAAAAGCCAAGGGCAGTGGATGGAGAAAGTTGGACTCTATCTTCCAAGCCCTGCTTTTGGTCATGGTCAAGTCTACGTTGCTGTCTCACGAGTAACTTCTCCGACCGGTTTGCATATCTTACTAGAAGATGGGAATGGAAAGCAGGAAAAAACCacaaaaaatatagtttatgAAGAAGTTTTCTACAACTTGCCAAAAATCTGA